The genomic region cgagactacccAGAGCGCTAAAGCAGACCCGTTGATTGCGTTGTGTCCACTCTCTTTGTAAAAATGGAGATGAAGAGCACGGCTGGTAAGTGTAGCAGCTTCAGGTAATCAAGTGTTTAATGCTTAACATCTTCTGAGGGAGGACCACTACACATCCCACATCATTTGTGTCCCCacaaatctgaaaatgaaacctctGTGCTGTCAACCGCCCAAGCTGCCCACCTAATTTCTATACTACAATAGCAGTCTAAAATCCTTGCCCTCAAAGTTGGAAGCTTGTAGTCAGctacagattttaaaaagttactGAGAAGTAGACGACCTACTACTTACCCAAGTTTTAaggttttttatatatttgattttttcaGTATGTATTAGGTTATTTGCAAGGCACTAGGACATTAGTTTCTATTTGCAAACTAATTAACATTTTCTACATACTGGGCAGCTGAAATGAACATACAGTGGCTACTAACAAGCTGGGCAATCACAACTTAGTTTGACTTCAGGATTTGCCCAGATTGCAGCTGGTAGCAATTTTGTCAACGGGTCACCTAAAGCCATACCCACCTAAATGGGTCCGGGCTGAGACCCCAACCCCCTGAAGTCCTAGAAATACAATGTCCAATAAATACACTTAACATAAGACTTTTTAGGAATGGCCCTAATTTGGTGTGGGTGGATAACACATTCACACCCAATTGTAAACAACTTCAAACTGTTTAGATCTTTCCCTTGATCAATAAACAAAATATGATATCTCCCTGTCACTACGGATTCCAAACTGTTCTGCATAGTCATCATTTCCTTATTAGGAAATGTCTCAAAGCTAAATGTCAGTGAAATGCCTGTACAATCTAAGTGCATCTGTCCCAGCTAACTTGCTCAATTTGAAAGAAGCAGATGTAAATTTAGATAATATTTGATGATGTGttgtttattaataaatattacacCAGCTGCCTGTGTCAGTATGTACCTCTTTAAAAGGTGAGCACTGCCCTGCTTATCACAGTATGTATATTAAGAGAAACAATTACTGTCACAACTGTAAAAACCATTTAACCCCAAGTCCAATTATTATGGacggtcaaattgacccgttttcccatatcaattttctttttaactattttgaagtgcttttgaatagtattgagtaaaagttgacatattccagtctgtgattatccatcaacaaacATTCCTTTATAGTCTAaatgattcctaatttctgcttttttaactcaaacattaggtataatttcctattactgagttttattgaccatacattccaaaaataactgtaaaactaaagtgttgaaaacatcagcgtgaagacaacacagggtTAAGGTTTTCTGTTTCACTGAGGCCATATATGGACAACTCAACGGGGTTTAAAGTGCTTACATAAACAACTTTCAGTGATCACCAACATTCTAGTTTGactttttcacagttttcagTGGCTATGAAcagcaatatgagagagaaatatgGTAATGATTGATTATTGTGCAGGTACATTAAAACCACATTATCACGTTTTTTATTGTGAACTAGCAGCAGCTGCGTGCCTGCCCTGTGGGGATAaagatttttgtggatttgttggcCTCTGGCGCTCAGGAATGATGtattatgaatttattttttaactaaatcGAGCTCgaggttttcaaaaaaagtggtggCCGTGCAAAATGACTTGACGAAATCGGATATAGGTACGTATCCACCGTCGCCACCGAAATTGACGGTTATGCATTCTGAATAACAATGCAACTGCAGTTTTGTCAATATTTAAAAGATCCAAATTTCTGTGAGAATCAAACCTGACACGACAGGAGTTTACCGAGTGAAGAACACTCTGTCCTGCCAAGCCCTTAATTCGCCCATCACATCGCGCTGTTTACAGGCAACGATGAGAATACAGAGATAACTAACGATCAGTAGCCTACAGTAACATGTACAGTAACATGTACAGTAACAGCCAAGGTTTTATAAATatgaaacatttcaaatgtaaatgggACTTCAAATGTGCCAGCTATGCCCGCAGTGCGCACTTAGCATCAGCAGGTGAACATGCTATCTTCTCTGTAGCCTATAGTAAAACCAGCACAACATGGAGGAGGCAATTACCTGATCTGTCGGGCTTCATCGGGGGCATGTCAGCAGTTAGCATGGACCAAACAGCCGCTCTCTAGACGTCCTGCTGGACCTCTGGACCACAATTACGCACCACCAGAACTGCATAGAGACAGATAGAGCGCATAAGCCCTGCCCTATCGGAGGAAAAAAGGATGATActattgagttaaaaaaaaagttaaaacaaagtTGATATTTGATAACATGCTTGCCCTTATCATCCTAACTTAGAAACCAGCGCatgagcgcagaaatcctcttgCGACCTGCAATCTGCAGGTGGACCTATTTAAACACACAGTATAGGAGTTTAtgcagttttaatttttaattttactagtgtaaaataaaacatcaggaAATAACCTTCTATCTCCAACCCTCTGGTGCCTTAACTAGATGATGTATTCCTGTAAAGTTACAGATTTGTCATCTTCACACTTTTGATCTGAGACCAAGCTTGATCCCAGGATTGATCAGCGGGGCAAACCAGGcaacaatgtaatgtaaaaatccattatagtataataataataattataataataataattaataatcgGCCTAAAGAAATGTGGAAATTTATTGTAGAATATGCTATTTATTTATAACCTATACGTAGGCCTATTTTCTAATGTATTTCTACATAATTTATTCTATTATGTGTTAACTggcatttttattaatttttgtattcttttttaagACCGCAGCTGTGAACACGGGCTGTTTGCTTGCTAGCttagagctagctagctaacagcaaCAGTAACTCTGTCTATCTTGACTTGCATTGGCCTACTTAGCTAGCCAGATGGCTAATCTTTATTAGAGGATTAAAGCTATCCGGAGGAGGAGGACATCCTATAGCCTACGGCCTGTAGTCATGTTATAAAGACCTACAACTCTTCAGGTAATATATTTTAACTGTCTTGCAGCTGGTATTACAGTGGGGGATATAGTCACCCCCGCTGTAAACCGCGGGATGTGAGGAACGTACGGCTGTAACGTAGTACGTAGTAATATGCTAAGTGTTAACTGTGCCCATTAGCCCGTCTGCTAGCTAGGTGTACAGTAACGTTTGATTGGTAAACAAGTCTGGCCAGAGGCGTTTCTCCAGCATGACAACAAGCAGGAGAATGTTGGACTGTCCCTCGAAATTTACAAATTGCCATGGCAGCAAGTCCGTCTCTAGTCTGATACATACACGATGAcgttatctctctctctctctctctctctctctctctctctctctctctctctctctctctctctggttagGCTGTTTGTAATCAATAATCAGAGATGGTTTAGAACCTTTGCTATAATGTTGCACTCCTATGATTGTACTTCAGTGCATTAAACTGTATGTATTGTTATTTAACTATATACCATAAACTCTTCTACTACTGATGTAAAAAATAGGAACATGGCAAGGTTAGTATCATAACTTATAGAAAGGTTACATAAATACCTAtgtgtaattaaaaataaaacgtgAGTATttaatttcagagaaaaattccactacactacactacacctGACAATAGAATAGTTAGttttcagattaagattttaTTCAGAACAAACAGTATTAGTTTATAGAAAATGATCTATTGTTAGAAACAAAACCACCAAAAGAATATGTAGTTGAAATTAGCTCCACCTTGACTAACGAGAACATTAAAGTACCTCTTACAGTACATATTAATACATCAATAATAATGATCCAGTAATGTTAAGGCATAACACTAACACTGTACATAAcgagtactttaacttttaattctttaattacattttgctgAAGTCCACTGATTGATTGCGGATAATAATTgactgtacttttacttgagagAAATTTTAAATGCAGACTTTTAGGGGGGTATTTGAATGCTTCTTCCACCACAGGAAAATTGATCAAGTCTCGGAGTTTGCTTCCCCAGTCACTTCAGATCATAGACAGTATGCTACAATTCATTTTTCTGCGCTGATcttgaaatttattttttggggggtaaaTATAAAACAGTCTCTCATAAGCACTTAGTAGTAGTTTTGTGATTGGCAATAGTATGGGCTGGTTAAAAAGAGAGTGACAACGTTTTTAGGTCAGCAATTGGAATACAAAGCAAGCAGTTTACAGCGCCACTATTCCTATTTTAACAGGATAtatctttgtcatttttcaacaggacacaTTTCACGTGATGAACTTAATGCCTTCCACAAAGAGCTCTGATCACTGGACTTTATCAGAGTTACTTGGGCAACGGAGGCTGTTAGGGCTCGGAGCTCTGCTGGCATGGCTTGTCCTCTTCCATCTCCTTGTGAATGTTTGGCTCCTCTGCGTCTTCACCAGTCTCTTGGTGGTTCTCGGGGGTTGGCTCGGATCCCGTGCTGTACTGGACGCAAACAGCCTTCTCCACTTGGAACACTTTTTGCCTCTCGGAAAAATAAACCAACCTCTGTCTTCACCTGAACATGAGTGGAGGTTGAACCACGAGATCCACAATGCTGTCCACAAAGCGGTGCGGGACTTTGTGTCCTCGTGGTATCGGACTCTGCTGCCAGAGGTGGAGGGGGAGTTTGAACGCGCAGTGCGTAATTCAATGCTGGAGTCAGTGATGGAACTGAAGGAGCGTGCGCGGCGAGTGGACAGGAAAGCACTGGTTCAACGTCTGCTAGAGATGTATGGCTGTCACCTGCAGAGCTACATGACTGCAAGAAAGATACAGTCGACGCAAAAGGAAAGCATCAGCCTCTGGCAGCTCTACAGTGAAGTAGATGCCCCTCATCCAGCCGTGAGCAGTGCAGCCGCTGAGCTCAGCTACTCAAGAGCTCTAGTTAACCTTGTGTTACATGTGCTTGTTCCATACCCTCAGATGGAAACCAGGACTGGAGGTTTTGTGGTTACCGAACTCATCACCTGCAATGTGCTGTTGCCGCTTATAAGCAGGGTGTCTGATCCTGACTGGCTCAACCAGACCATTGTAGAGATAATCACCAAGTCCAGAGAACCACAGGAAATCAATGTGGATGAGCTCCCCGCTGCAGCTGAACTGTACAGATGTACACAGGAGTCCTGGACCACCTGCAAGTCACCGTCTTTTTCTGATGATCAAACCAGCTTCACAAGCAGAAGCAACTCTGACTTTGATGATATTTCAAGCCAAAGTACTTTCTCTGAGAAGGAGTCTTTGCAGAGCAGCATGGTTAGCCTGACGTCTGCTGGGAAAGTAGAAGGTTGCCACGCAGGTTTGCTGACACCATGCAAAGTGAACTGCTATCCACTCACATCTGGCCACTACTCCCACTCACCAGAGCCCAAAGGGATTTCATTGGACTCCTTAATTCATTCAGACTCTGAAGATGACTTGCCAGGGGGCTTTTGTGATTGCGGTCCTCCAACAAACTTCTGCAATGTGATGACTTTGATGGACGATGAGGCGTTCGGTTGCTTCGGTCCTCGGAAGAATCTTGGTCCAAAGGTGGTGGCGCCCGACGACTCGAAGTGGCCAGCGGGTATAGCCCAAGAGAAATCCCCAAGTCCTCCAAGAAGACTTTGTCTAACCCCATGTGACCCTGATGTCCCCAACAACCAAGCTGCACCTTTGAACATCCAGAATGTGCAAATATCTGGTACTGTCACTGCAAAGGAGACACGCGGTACAGGCACGTATCCATACACTCTCTACACTGTAAAGGTAATGCCACCTCCTACTTCCtgatatttatacagtatatgcgtTATTGATAATCACATATTAGCCAACACTTTCTGTTTTACAGTTTGAGAAAATGGTTGAAGCAGAAAACAGTGGCTCTCTGCAACCTGCGTCCTGTCACACCGTCAACCGGAGATACAGCGAGTTCCTCAACTTGCAAACACGTTTAGAAGAGAAGCCTGAggttaagaaaataatcaagAGTAAGACATTTCTGTATGCGTTGATTGTCCAGTGACTTTTAGTTTACCAAGACAAGATATGTCATTGCAAAGCAATGTCATTGATTTCAGATGTCAAAGGCCCAAAGAAAATGTTCCCCGACCTCCCATTTGGCAACGCAGACAGCGACAAGGTTGAAGCCCGTAAAAGCCAACTGGAGACGTTCCTTAAAGTAGGTTTTGGGACTGTAACTTGAAATCAAATAATTTCTATGATCATGTAGTTTGaatgattttttcttcttctagcaATTAAGCAGCATTCCTGAGACGTCCAACAACGAGGACGTGCAGGAGTTCCTGGCTCTGAACTCAGATGGGTGCACATATTTTGGAAGAAAGCCTCTTGTAAAGTCAAGAATTGATAAGGTGAGAAAGAAATCTGCATGCTGTTGATCCTGTGAAGGCagactgtgtaaaaaaaattattttatcatttctATGATCAAATGAGATCAAAGACCCAATCAAGATAAAtccaataaaatcttaaaagacTAGCTCGACCTATTGGGAAACACAGTTACCGTAGTCTCTTACACGGCTCATCCATTATAAGGTCattcagaaacattttaattaaacacattcCTAGTGCTGACATAAAAGAATATAAGTACATGTAGGGTACAAATATAACGTTTTcaatgtaacacaaaaaaactaatatataCAAAGAGGGTACAAACATAAAGttaaaggcaaggcaaggcaaggcagctttatttgtatagcacatttcagcaacagggcaattcaaagtgctttacacaaaatcattaaaacagataaaacacaagtacaaacagttaaaagtcataagcattaaaaatcaataagacacatgaatatacagttgaaaacaaaatagaaacattaggacacataaaacaccagaataaaagttacagtgcagcataagaaagaaatgagcattaatttaaagaaaggcagcatcaaaaaggaaggtcttcagccttgatttaaaagaactgagagtagcagcggatctacaggtttctgggagtttattccagatatgaggagcatagaaactgaaagctgcttcaccctgtttagttctgattcTGGGGATTCTTAAACATAAAACCCTTTCAGACCAGAATACATTATGGTAcaatttatatgtatatgtacagtatatgtatatatgtgaaAATGGAGATGAAAGTGAAGCTAGCAGCCGTTAGAGgggaacagctagcctggccCTGTCCAAAGGTAACCGAATATGCCtgtcagcacctctaaagcttcTATATCAACACTTTAGATTCAAGTGTGGTCTGAATTTAACTATCTTCTGTTATCTTTGACTTGACTGCAATTAAAGATGATGGAAAATGCCTTAGACACCTTGAAGACAGCCTTCCCCCAACCTGAGTCCCCCAGTCCAACAGAAGACATTGAGGGAGATAGTGATGGAAGAACAATGGACAGCAAAAAATACAGGTGAGAGCTCCACATCAGTCCAATGGCATTGTTCCCAAAATGTCTGCCATGTGAGCAGTGTCTACTTGTGACACATCTTCACAGTTTGCATTTGCCCATAAGTTGTGACCAGATCAACGAAAGAGTCCCCTCTAAGATTGAGTCACTTGAATAAATCACAGAGGCCCCAAGATGTAACaatatccagaaaaaaaaacaaagatgagaGAAAGACATACATCTGatataaatcatgttatttagTGTAGCAGGTATGTTGAAATTCAATCATTGTGTTACCCCCTGTTTTATACAATCAATGCATTGACAACGTCCAGTACAGGGTGTTGAAATCACTACAGAGTACACTTCTGGAAACTTGGAATGATCTTGTTAAACTGGGATTCTTGTGAATTTGtaagtgtcttgttttgtatttaacacATCAGGAGGCTCATGTTCCCAAGGAAAATTTCCACACCTCTCAATATACCTGACCTACACCCTAAAGTGACATACTGCTTTAGTGAAGGCAGCGCTGTAAGTTGCCATACTATATTTGCCATCGCTGATtggtaaattttttttttttaaacagagacTGCACAAAGACGACATTTTTGCTTTGCTTATTACAGGTCCTCAATGGCATGTCAATGTCTGGCCTGGAGAGCTTCGTCAAAGAGCAGGAAAGACTTTTATGTGGGTcgaatgagaaagagacagcaaaGCAGAGCTGTGAGCAGCCTGGAAAGGACAAGAAGACTTCAGGGAAAACTCATGGGACAGGTTAATATTTACACAACAGTCTTGTCTAAGTTAAGTGTTGCTTTCCTTAACATGCAGCAATGCATCATCACCACTTGGGTGCAGCAAAACCACACTTTTAGTTTAGACATGAGCGGCGTATTTCTAGGAGTCACTTTCCATCATTGATGTATTTTGTCTGTACAGTCTAAGTTTTCCCATTGTTGTGTTGATGTGAATTTATTTTGCATCTGTGTTTGTTGCTTTGCACTGCAGACACAGCTGTGGCAGATGTTGCTTTGAACATTCTATGTCTGCTGATGAAGGACCAGTGGAGTTGGCTGTGCACTGAGAACATACAAAAGACCATAAGACTGCTCTTCGGCACCTTTATTGAGAGGTAGGATTTTATTCTAGCTTCAGTGTAGCTTTTACAAGTATTTTCCTCTTGTACATACATAACATGTTGTATTGCGTAATTGACTCAGTATTCTACTCATGCGCATTATTAGATTCTTTAAGGCTGACACAGGAGTTGAAGTTTAATGCAGTTGATGTTACTTACAAATGAGACCTATTTTGCTAGCATGTGACATTGTGGCTCTCGATTATTTTCCCTTCATACAGCTGGCCATTCAGACGCTGGGTCCTTTTCTAGTATGTGAGGCCCTAAGTGGTTTGTAGCACACGATTACTGCATGACATTCTCTCAAATTGCctttcaaaatattattttttctttaaacgtGATGCTAATGCCTTGCTGAGAGTCTAGAATGATAACTTGGCTGGTAATTACCGCACAGTCTGTGGGGACTGTACTTGTCTAATCTGTAGTGTTCTGCTGTCATTAACTAATTATA from Etheostoma cragini isolate CJK2018 chromosome 13, CSU_Ecrag_1.0, whole genome shotgun sequence harbors:
- the snx19a gene encoding sorting nexin-19a isoform X1, producing the protein MNLMPSTKSSDHWTLSELLGQRRLLGLGALLAWLVLFHLLVNVWLLCVFTSLLVVLGGWLGSRAVLDANSLLHLEHFLPLGKINQPLSSPEHEWRLNHEIHNAVHKAVRDFVSSWYRTLLPEVEGEFERAVRNSMLESVMELKERARRVDRKALVQRLLEMYGCHLQSYMTARKIQSTQKESISLWQLYSEVDAPHPAVSSAAAELSYSRALVNLVLHVLVPYPQMETRTGGFVVTELITCNVLLPLISRVSDPDWLNQTIVEIITKSREPQEINVDELPAAAELYRCTQESWTTCKSPSFSDDQTSFTSRSNSDFDDISSQSTFSEKESLQSSMVSLTSAGKVEGCHAGLLTPCKVNCYPLTSGHYSHSPEPKGISLDSLIHSDSEDDLPGGFCDCGPPTNFCNVMTLMDDEAFGCFGPRKNLGPKVVAPDDSKWPAGIAQEKSPSPPRRLCLTPCDPDVPNNQAAPLNIQNVQISGTVTAKETRGTGTYPYTLYTVKFEKMVEAENSGSLQPASCHTVNRRYSEFLNLQTRLEEKPEVKKIIKNVKGPKKMFPDLPFGNADSDKVEARKSQLETFLKQLSSIPETSNNEDVQEFLALNSDGCTYFGRKPLVKSRIDKMMENALDTLKTAFPQPESPSPTEDIEGDSDGRTMDSKKYRRLMFPRKISTPLNIPDLHPKVTYCFSEGSAVLNGMSMSGLESFVKEQERLLCGSNEKETAKQSCEQPGKDKKTSGKTHGTDTAVADVALNILCLLMKDQWSWLCTENIQKTIRLLFGTFIERWLDVGVAHLTSAPCWVIYLQVLQEAVWPGGTLPAQPRPERSAAERAETKEQCLDSLMQPLPELITDMLGSEKYRLSLESMLESLQDSQINKHLIYCICDLLLEFLIPESSNEAFQESLLLSLSKDTERDNPHT
- the snx19a gene encoding sorting nexin-19a isoform X2 translates to MNLMPSTKSSDHWTLSELLGQRRLLGLGALLAWLVLFHLLVNVWLLCVFTSLLVVLGGWLGSRAVLDANSLLHLEHFLPLGKINQPLSSPEHEWRLNHEIHNAVHKAVRDFVSSWYRTLLPEVEGEFERAVRNSMLESVMELKERARRVDRKALVQRLLEMYGCHLQSYMTARKIQSTQKESISLWQLYSEVDAPHPAVSSAAAELSYSRALVNLVLHVLVPYPQMETRTGGFVVTELITCNVLLPLISRVSDPDWLNQTIVEIITKSREPQEINVDELPAAAELYRCTQESWTTCKSPSFSDDQTSFTSRSNSDFDDISSQSTFSEKESLQSSMVSLTSAGKVEGCHAGLLTPCKVNCYPLTSGHYSHSPEPKGISLDSLIHSDSEDDLPGGFCDCGPPTNFCNVMTLMDDEAFGCFGPRKNLGPKVVAPDDSKWPAGIAQEKSPSPPRRLCLTPCDPDVPNNQAAPLNIQNVQISGTVTAKETRGTGTYPYTLYTVKFEKMVEAENSGSLQPASCHTVNRRYSEFLNLQTRLEEKPEVKKIIKNVKGPKKMFPDLPFGNADSDKVEARKSQLETFLKQLSSIPETSNNEDVQEFLALNSDGCTYFGRKPLVKSRIDKMMENALDTLKTAFPQPESPSPTEDIEGDSDGRTMDSKKYRRLMFPRKISTPLNIPDLHPKVTYCFSEGSAVLNGMSMSGLESFVKEQERLLCGSNEKETAKQSCEQPGKDKKTSGKTHGTDTAVADVALNILCLLMKDQWSWLCTENIQKTIRLLFGTFIESWPFRRWVLF
- the snx19a gene encoding sorting nexin-19a isoform X3 translates to MNLMPSTKSSDHWTLSELLGQRRLLGLGALLAWLVLFHLLVNVWLLCVFTSLLVVLGGWLGSRAVLDANSLLHLEHFLPLGKINQPLSSPEHEWRLNHEIHNAVHKAVRDFVSSWYRTLLPEVEGEFERAVRNSMLESVMELKERARRVDRKALVQRLLEMYGCHLQSYMTARKIQSTQKESISLWQLYSEVDAPHPAVSSAAAELSYSRALVNLVLHVLVPYPQMETRTGGFVVTELITCNVLLPLISRVSDPDWLNQTIVEIITKSREPQEINVDELPAAAELYRCTQESWTTCKSPSFSDDQTSFTSRSNSDFDDISSQSTFSEKESLQSSMVSLTSAGKVEGCHAGLLTPCKVNCYPLTSGHYSHSPEPKGISLDSLIHSDSEDDLPGGFCDCGPPTNFCNVMTLMDDEAFGCFGPRKNLGPKVVAPDDSKWPAGIAQEKSPSPPRRLCLTPCDPDVPNNQAAPLNIQNVQISGTVTAKETRGTGTYPYTLYTVKFEKMVEAENSGSLQPASCHTVNRRYSEFLNLQTRLEEKPEVKKIIKNVKGPKKMFPDLPFGNADSDKVEARKSQLETFLKQLSSIPETSNNEDVQEFLALNSDGCTYFGRKPLVKSRIDKMMENALDTLKTAFPQPESPSPTEDIEGDSDGRTMDSKKYRRLMFPRKISTPLNIPDLHPKVTYCFSEGSAVLNGMSMSGLESFVKEQERLLCGSNEKETAKQSCEQPGKDKKTSGKTHGTDTAVADVALNILCLLMKDQWSWLCTENIQKTIRLLFGTFIESWPFRRWVLF